The following is a genomic window from Calliphora vicina chromosome 5, idCalVici1.1, whole genome shotgun sequence.
AACGAGAATATCGCGATTGTCGCCTGCAAACATGTTATGTTCAATCACCTGCGTATCCGGGTCTGTATCCAAGAGCCTTAAATTGCCGTTATAAATTACATACGAGACAGCCATACATCAAATTGTATCTACAAAATGAACAATTTGCGGTCGATGGACAAaggtaagttttatatataaaaaaacaagaaaacagaaACAACTGAATAAAATCCCCCTTAAAGCCCTTTTAACTTTTTGGCACTTTAATGATGTTTAGCTCAGAAAGTGGTGGTTGGTATTGTTGCAGAAATTATTACCTCTTTTCAAGACTGgcgaaagaacaaaaaaaaattcaattttttagaagaaaaccGGATGCAGCCTTATGACATTTAGGCCAACTTGACATTTGGTTTTAGGTGTTAATAAACATTTAGAAAGAGATAAATAGCTATGTTTATAGCTATTTATCTGTTTGCTATGCAGCTttgatatacaatatacaaacaaaaagtaCATTGTACTTATAGGGTTAATAACTGAAATGTTATCTGTTGGCGTAAACATTGCCGCCCGCCTTGCAGGACACCTGCAAATGAATGAAGGAAAAGTCGCCTTGGCCATGTCATAAGACTGCTgtggaataagaaaaaaaatatttacaatgttaatcttataattaatataattcaAATTCAAGTAGTATATATGTTCATCAATTATATGTTTATGTGTTATAGTacaatagaatttttaaatttacaattatgAAAGTATGAAAGTGCATTTCAGATTTATAATGAACAGGGACCATAAATAGTCCAACCAAAGATAGTGCTTTGAGCAGTGGGAAAGCCTGTTTTCGAGAAAAATCCCTCACGAATTACCTTAGGATAAAGGTCTGCGCCGATAATTATATCAATAGAGCCCGATTCGTTAAATTTTGAGTCTGCGAGGAACATATCACGGAAATGGTTTTTATAGTTTTCTGGAAGGGATTCAGACGGAGTTCGTAGAGCTATCCGATTGTCTACCCGAAATGTTCCCTCGATTTTGGAAGACGAATCGAATCTGGATTTTAGAGTAATCGGACAAATAGTTTCTTCGCGGAGTGTAAAAGCTGTCAAATCCAACTTGTCGACAAATTTCTTCGAAACTCTGCTAACTGTAGATGCGGAGTCAAGCAAGCATCGAGCATGCGTAGAAGATACTTTTACGAGAACTGTCGGTAAAAGAACCAATGTGTTTTGACGTAAGATCGAAGTTAGAGATGCTGATTTTGATGTCGAAGGTAGTGAGTCCTCTTCCTTGGGTCTGGACGAACGGTTTTTTTTTGACGTTGAAGGGCGTTGCGGAGACGGAGAGCGTGAGCGTGAACGTGAACGACGGGGCAATAAATCTTTTACTAGTCGTGGATTAACATGCAATAAGGTATGATGGAATTTGTGGCAATGTTTGCATCCAAGTCCAGAAAAGCATGTGCCATGGGAATGGTCATGAGCTAGGCAGTTTGAGCAGTACCTATGCTCGCGGACTGCACGTATGCGATCGTTTATATTCATTGCCAGAAATTTCCTACATGTTCGCAAAGGATGTGGTCGCTTACAGATTCTGCACGGAAACGCATTATATCTTTTTGGAAGTCTCTGGGAGGAGGTGTTGGATTTCGATGATCTCGATG
Proteins encoded in this region:
- the LOC135961628 gene encoding uncharacterized protein LOC135961628, which gives rise to MPKITSRSSKSNTSSQRLPKRYNAFPCRICKRPHPLRTCRKFLAMNINDRIRAVREHRYCSNCLAHDHSHGTCFSGLGCKHCHKFHHTLLHVNPRLVKDLLPRRSRSRSRSPSPQRPSTSKKNRSSRPKEEDSLPSTSKSASLTSILRQNTLVLLPTVLVKVSSTHARCLLDSASTVSRVSKKFVDKLDLTAFTLREETICPITLKSRFDSSSKIEGTFRVDNRIALRTPSESLPENYKNHFRDMFLADSKFNESGSIDIIIGADLYPKVIREGFFSKTGFPTAQSTIFGWTIYGPCSL